A genomic segment from Chitinophagaceae bacterium encodes:
- a CDS encoding T9SS type A sorting domain-containing protein: MKSFLPLLFTLLSALLIFPVLAQNKIASVQLQETGLQNSELNNKFKKYSVWKIDSVTNVNDQSNILQLHLGARTLSYIVKSNNHLTNEDFTISAGGKQFLQDTSLVHLNTGKAAENECHISIAKNFILGSFTIGGEEFVIEQVINFITEADKNLVLVYNIKDEIISDVRCGTNSVNDTQRELPSADSSTQTTNGICRVIDYAIAVDYSSFQNHGSSIEQTSNYILSIMNMVEGNYVGVFTDDLYYKISEIVIFTSPQVNPWVFNADISANLNLFTAWAPTGFTKPFDNASYWYTQAGSFQPIGFAWINTTCATNGYNTNVIRETGLSSNTTRQLVAHEIGHNFGCGHTSGFIMNPAVNNANTWAPESITTINTRIAGSGGACITACNYVTCENLVTPNVTVTENGSQLIVNWTASANPTKVEYRNSTAGLFTLVGTYNSPTNLATINHNPNCNVAEYFQIKVTNICPNSNTGVPTIIVKQSIGGNPPTPTIAIVTTASNQCSATFAATISNGGTTPIFQWKVNGQTVGTNSNSFTSVNLGNNDTISCILTSSLSCTTENNVTSNSIIFQGPTPTISISSNNTVLCGGANTTFNATITNGGNSPIYQWKVNGVNAGANSNTFSTATLNHNDIVTCVLTSSISCVTANNIISNAITIALTEPISNFSFTKTGLSVNFINSSTCAASYAWDFGDGFNSSIANPTHAYAANGIYNVCLTVTNINGTNQKCRQIPVFNSWTDNMNGTTNGNPNLVTYQNTYCDGESYFNGVTPVYNEYPVIRYDKQLWMPKQGTIEMLVKVQNGYTSFGGSNATSATLFAIDSNGLTKSSFIVGYADGKVAFRRYNSTANTFSDVIATATTFRFNEWHVVSVSYGTAGTIIKVDGTTYATNTTVNFPLNDGHGFLGGANFQDASNWWGIYGFKGWVDKLRVSYTQSDWQLTLANLAPTASISASTNNICAGVPVTFTATTNATAANFQWKKNGVNVGNNSNIYTDNNLINGNTISCVITATGGCFNTSAVTSNGITMQVTNPLSPALTISTTKINSCAGETVTFTTSPLHGGATPSFQWKKNGINIATGNDFSTSSLTNGDIISCVMTTSLACVNFATASSNNLQVTVNTIVIPTATIFANATNICAGTNVTFTASSNIANPTYQWKVNNNNSGSNSNIFTSSTLNNNDIVSCTLLTPTTGCYSLNTISSNQISIIVKPLLTPTISITSSDADNILCNGQNVQFSAWASNTGTNPIYQWRLNGINTGANTTSFNLQTPANNDEVTCVLTSSEGCLVTNNIQSNQLILEVVHVNPIIQKNGFILNAISANAGAIWQWNQDGQPIAGANGNNYLPIIYGNYTVTETFKNCTNTSTPVLLTPLSTNNIILIYPNPASQLLFAQSQSAQIKINAVSIYDASGRLVINQQFNNANLVQINVSNISNAIYLAVFDTNNGQFKTKFIKQ; this comes from the coding sequence ATGAAAAGTTTTTTACCATTACTATTTACCCTACTATCGGCATTATTAATATTTCCTGTATTGGCACAAAATAAAATTGCGAGTGTGCAATTGCAGGAGACCGGTTTGCAGAATTCGGAATTAAATAATAAGTTCAAAAAATATAGTGTATGGAAAATCGATTCAGTAACCAATGTAAATGATCAAAGTAATATATTACAATTACATTTGGGAGCTAGAACGCTTTCTTATATCGTTAAATCTAATAATCATTTAACTAATGAAGATTTTACAATTTCCGCCGGAGGCAAACAATTTTTGCAAGATACTTCGCTCGTTCATTTAAATACGGGAAAAGCGGCGGAAAACGAATGCCATATTTCAATTGCAAAAAATTTTATTTTAGGGAGCTTTACTATTGGAGGGGAAGAATTTGTTATTGAACAAGTAATAAATTTTATTACCGAAGCGGATAAAAATTTGGTGCTTGTTTACAATATTAAAGATGAAATAATTTCTGATGTAAGATGCGGTACTAATTCAGTAAACGATACACAAAGAGAACTGCCATCAGCAGACAGTAGTACCCAAACTACAAATGGAATTTGCAGGGTAATTGATTATGCTATTGCTGTAGACTATTCTAGTTTTCAAAACCACGGAAGTAGTATTGAACAAACTTCCAATTACATTTTATCTATCATGAACATGGTAGAAGGCAATTATGTGGGAGTTTTTACCGATGATTTATATTATAAAATTTCGGAGATTGTAATTTTCACCAGCCCGCAGGTGAATCCCTGGGTTTTTAATGCTGACATTTCTGCAAACCTAAACTTATTTACTGCATGGGCACCTACGGGTTTTACAAAGCCATTTGATAATGCTTCTTATTGGTATACACAAGCTGGTTCTTTCCAACCAATAGGCTTTGCCTGGATCAATACTACGTGTGCAACCAATGGTTATAATACTAATGTAATTCGGGAAACTGGTTTATCATCTAATACTACGAGACAATTAGTAGCTCATGAAATTGGCCACAACTTTGGATGTGGCCATACCTCAGGGTTTATTATGAATCCCGCAGTTAATAATGCAAATACATGGGCACCAGAATCAATTACAACAATAAATACAAGAATAGCAGGAAGTGGTGGTGCCTGTATTACAGCTTGTAACTATGTAACCTGCGAAAATTTGGTAACACCAAATGTTACAGTAACTGAAAATGGAAGCCAATTAATTGTAAACTGGACAGCAAGTGCAAATCCTACAAAGGTAGAATATAGGAATAGTACAGCTGGCTTATTTACGCTAGTGGGCACCTATAATAGTCCTACCAATTTAGCTACAATCAATCATAACCCTAATTGTAATGTTGCTGAATATTTCCAAATTAAGGTTACTAACATTTGTCCTAATTCGAATACAGGCGTTCCAACAATTATTGTAAAACAATCAATTGGCGGCAATCCGCCAACGCCAACTATTGCAATTGTCACAACAGCTTCTAATCAATGTAGTGCAACATTTGCTGCAACAATTAGTAATGGAGGAACTACTCCAATTTTTCAATGGAAAGTAAATGGCCAAACTGTTGGAACAAATTCCAACAGTTTTACATCTGTCAATTTAGGGAACAATGATACAATTAGTTGCATTTTAACTTCATCTTTGAGTTGTACTACTGAAAACAATGTAACAAGTAACAGTATAATCTTTCAAGGCCCAACCCCAACAATTTCAATTTCCTCAAACAACACGGTTTTATGTGGCGGTGCAAATACCACTTTTAATGCGACAATAACAAACGGTGGTAATTCACCCATTTATCAATGGAAAGTAAATGGTGTAAATGCAGGTGCAAATTCCAATACTTTCTCCACTGCTACATTAAATCATAATGATATTGTTACCTGTGTTTTAACTTCATCAATTAGTTGTGTTACCGCTAATAATATTATAAGTAATGCTATTACAATAGCCCTTACTGAACCAATTTCGAATTTTAGTTTTACAAAAACAGGGTTATCTGTAAATTTTATTAATTCAAGCACATGTGCCGCTTCTTATGCATGGGATTTTGGTGATGGATTCAATTCTTCAATAGCAAATCCAACACATGCATATGCTGCTAATGGTATATATAATGTTTGCCTAACTGTTACTAATATAAATGGAACAAATCAAAAGTGCCGGCAAATTCCTGTTTTTAATTCTTGGACAGATAACATGAATGGTACTACTAATGGTAACCCAAACCTTGTCACTTATCAAAATACCTACTGCGATGGAGAGTCTTATTTTAATGGGGTTACGCCGGTTTATAACGAATATCCTGTTATTCGGTACGACAAGCAATTGTGGATGCCAAAACAAGGTACAATAGAAATGCTAGTTAAAGTTCAAAATGGATATACATCCTTTGGTGGTAGTAATGCAACAAGTGCAACTCTTTTTGCTATTGATAGTAATGGTTTAACAAAATCTAGTTTTATTGTAGGTTATGCTGATGGTAAAGTTGCTTTTAGGAGATATAATTCAACCGCAAATACATTTTCAGATGTAATTGCAACTGCCACAACTTTCCGTTTTAATGAATGGCATGTAGTGTCAGTAAGTTATGGTACTGCTGGAACTATTATTAAGGTAGATGGTACTACATATGCTACCAATACAACAGTAAATTTTCCGCTAAATGATGGGCATGGCTTTTTAGGTGGCGCTAACTTTCAAGATGCTTCGAATTGGTGGGGGATTTATGGATTCAAAGGTTGGGTAGATAAATTAAGGGTATCTTATACGCAGAGTGATTGGCAACTTACCTTAGCAAACTTGGCTCCAACAGCATCCATCTCTGCATCAACAAATAATATTTGTGCCGGAGTTCCAGTAACTTTTACTGCTACTACCAATGCTACTGCTGCAAATTTTCAGTGGAAGAAAAATGGAGTTAATGTTGGCAACAATAGTAATATTTATACAGATAATAACCTTATAAACGGCAATACGATTAGTTGCGTTATAACTGCCACAGGAGGTTGTTTTAATACAAGCGCTGTTACTAGTAACGGCATTACCATGCAAGTTACCAACCCACTTTCACCTGCACTTACCATTTCCACTACTAAAATAAACTCTTGTGCAGGAGAAACTGTAACATTCACTACCAGCCCGCTTCACGGAGGAGCTACTCCATCCTTTCAATGGAAAAAAAATGGCATCAATATAGCCACAGGAAATGATTTCTCTACAAGTAGTTTAACCAATGGCGATATTATTTCTTGTGTAATGACTACCTCTTTGGCTTGTGTTAATTTTGCTACAGCAAGTAGCAATAATCTACAGGTCACCGTTAATACTATTGTAATTCCAACGGCAACTATTTTTGCAAATGCAACAAATATTTGTGCCGGTACAAATGTTACTTTTACAGCAAGCAGCAACATTGCCAACCCAACTTACCAATGGAAAGTAAATAATAATAATTCGGGTAGCAATAGTAATATTTTTACTAGTAGTACATTAAATAATAATGATATAGTGAGTTGTACTTTGCTTACGCCTACTACCGGATGCTATTCTTTAAACACAATAAGTAGCAACCAGATATCAATAATAGTGAAACCACTATTAACCCCAACAATAAGTATAACAAGTAGTGATGCAGATAATATTTTATGCAACGGCCAAAATGTTCAGTTCTCTGCATGGGCCAGCAATACCGGTACAAATCCCATTTATCAGTGGAGGCTAAACGGAATTAATACTGGCGCAAATACAACCAGTTTCAACCTGCAAACCCCCGCAAACAATGATGAGGTTACTTGTGTGCTAACCAGCAGCGAGGGTTGCTTAGTCACCAATAATATTCAAAGTAACCAGTTAATTTTGGAAGTAGTTCATGTAAATCCCATTATTCAAAAAAATGGATTTATACTTAATGCGATATCTGCAAATGCCGGTGCTATTTGGCAATGGAATCAGGATGGGCAGCCAATTGCCGGAGCGAATGGTAATAATTATTTACCGATAATTTACGGTAATTATACCGTAACAGAAACCTTTAAAAATTGTACCAATACAAGTACTCCCGTATTGCTTACTCCATTATCTACAAATAATATCATTCTTATTTATCCTAACCCTGCCAGCCAACTGTTGTTTGCACAAAGCCAAAGTGCCCAAATAAAAATAAATGCAGTCTCTATTTACGATGCATCAGGAAGGCTTGTCATAAATCAGCAATTTAATAATGCCAATTTGGTGCAGATTAATGTAAGCAATATTTCAAATGCAATTTACCTTGCTGTATTTGATACAAACAACGGACAGTTTAAAACCAAATTTATAAAACAATAA
- a CDS encoding HigA family addiction module antidote protein → MTKLKNIHPGEILAEEFLIPFNITAYKLAKDIEIPQTRISEILKGNRRITADTALRLSKYFGNSAKL, encoded by the coding sequence ATGACAAAATTAAAAAATATACATCCCGGCGAAATTCTTGCAGAGGAATTTTTAATCCCTTTTAATATTACTGCCTATAAACTTGCAAAAGATATTGAAATACCCCAAACAAGAATCTCTGAAATATTAAAAGGCAACCGTAGAATAACGGCTGATACGGCTTTGCGGCTCAGCAAATATTTTGGCAACTCTGCTAAATTGTAG